Proteins from a genomic interval of Apteryx mantelli isolate bAptMan1 chromosome 5, bAptMan1.hap1, whole genome shotgun sequence:
- the SPRY1 gene encoding protein sprouty homolog 1, whose product MEPQSQHGSGGSLVVIQQPSLDSRQRLDYERESQPTTILSLDQIKAIRGSNEYTEGPSVVKKSGPRTAPRQEKHERTHEIIPINVNNNYEHRPSHVGHVAHQHNARAPVLSRSTSTGSAASSGSNSSASSEQGLLGRSPPSRLGSGHRSDRTVRTQPKQSSLIVDDLKSPLKEDLTQHKFICEQCGKCKCGECTAPRALPSCLACNRQCLCSAESMVEYGTCMCLVKGIFYHCSNDDEGDSYADNPCSCSQSHCCSRYLCMGAMSLFLPCLLCYPPAKGCLKLCRGCYDRVNRPGCRCKNSNTVYCKLESCPSRGQGKPS is encoded by the coding sequence ATGGAGCCCCAAAGTCAGCATGGCAGTGGTGGTTCATTAGTTGTGATTCAACAGCCCTCTTTGGACAGCCGGCAAAGGTTGGACTATGAAAGAGAGAGCCAGCCAACAACTATTTTGTCACTGGACCAGATCAAGGCGATCAGGGGCAGCAATGAATACACCGAAGGCCCATCTGTGGTGAAAAAATCGGGGCCGCGGACAGCACCGAGGCAAGAGAAGCATGAAAGAACTCATGAAATTATACCAATTAATGTGAATAATAATTATGAACACAGACCCAGTCATGTGGGGCATGTGGCACATCAGCATAATGCCAGGGCTCCTGTCTTGAGCAGATCAACTAGCACGGGGAGTGCAGCTAGCTCTGGAAGCAATAGCAGTGCTTCCTCAGAGCAAGGACTGCTGGGACGGTCACCTCCATCCAGGCTGGGTTCAGGCCACAGATCCGATCGGACAGTCCGGACACAGCCCAAGCAGTCATCTCTGATTGTAGATGATCTGAAGAGTCCCTTGAAAGAGGACTTGACACAGCACAAGTTTATCTGCGAACAGTGTGGGAAGTGCAAATGTGGTGAGTGCACAGCCCCAAGGGCCCTCCCATCTTGTTTGGCCTGCAACCGGCAGTGCTTGTGCTCTGCTGAGAGCATGGTGGAGTACGGCACCTGCATGTGTTTGGTCAAGGGGATCTTCTACCACTGTTCCAATGACGATGAAGGGGACTCTTACGCGGATAATCCCTGTTCTTGTTCCCAGTCACATTGCTGTTCTAGGTACCTGTGCATGGGAGCAATGTCCTTGTTTTTGCCTTGCTTGCTCTGCTACCCTCCTGCAAAAGGATGCCTGAAACTGTGTCGAGGGTGCTATGACCGTGTCAATCGTCCAGGCTGCCGATGTAAGAACTCCAACACTGTCTATTGTAAACTGGAGAGCTGCCCCTCTCGGGGTCAGGGCAAGCCCTCATGA